From the Candidatus Bathyarchaeota archaeon genome, one window contains:
- a CDS encoding CehA/McbA family metallohydrolase → MIRADLHIHTTFSDDSQISPKTLVEKLVAHPSIKVAAVTDHDSVKGIDTVRKLAAPYPDILILPGVEISTPLGDVLVLGTEQLPPKPWSVENVVGFARDNGYVSVAAHPYREYGLADYTKTSNVDAIEVINGGSPSFANKQAHELAKRMKLPGTGGSDAHQPHELYTVYTEIQADLNVDDILSAIKKGRVHASLT, encoded by the coding sequence GTGATTCGAGCCGATTTACACATACACACCACCTTTTCGGATGATTCGCAGATTTCACCTAAAACCTTAGTGGAAAAACTCGTAGCACATCCATCCATCAAAGTTGCCGCCGTAACCGACCATGACAGCGTAAAAGGCATAGACACCGTCCGAAAACTCGCCGCGCCATACCCCGACATTTTGATTTTGCCAGGGGTAGAAATTAGCACTCCGTTGGGGGACGTGTTGGTTTTGGGTACGGAGCAGTTGCCGCCTAAACCGTGGTCAGTAGAAAACGTCGTGGGCTTTGCCAGGGATAACGGATATGTTTCGGTGGCGGCGCATCCTTACCGCGAATACGGCTTAGCAGATTACACGAAAACCAGCAATGTAGACGCGATAGAGGTCATTAACGGCGGCTCGCCCTCCTTTGCGAACAAGCAGGCGCACGAACTTGCTAAGCGTATGAAGCTGCCAGGCACAGGAGGAAGCGACGCACACCAGCCCCACGAACTCTACACGGTCTACACTGAAATCCAAGCCGACCTAAACGTGGACGATATCCTCTCTGCCATCAAAAAAGGCAGGGTTCACGCGTCTTTAACGTGA
- a CDS encoding MBL fold metallo-hydrolase, giving the protein MQIKFLGGAREVGRIGISVKSRKTQFLLDYGVMMDRQPGFPMHVPPKEVDAIVLTHSHLDHSGAIPMFYIDGKKPLYTNRLNLELSQLLIQDFIHLSGYYLPFEYIELRTMSRSNKHLDYGAVEKVGNMTLQLLNAGHTPGSASVIVEGEGKRLLYTGDFNTEDSKLLEGADTNYGDLDAVIIESTYANEDHTPRADIEKSFVAACTEVVERGGTVLVPAFGVGRSQEIVSVLFGNRFEYPVILDGMAREASRVMLNGKEFLRDPKLFTDTMRSVRWIEGWRDRRKAIKTPSVIISPAGMLKGGPSMFYISKIGKKAANAVFLVSYQIPGTPGKQLLEKGICTIEGKVRKIKAKVRHFDFSSHSGATQLKQTLQNIKGNPKIYVVHGAEGNCELLAKWAKTELGLKAVAPKTGNKYKI; this is encoded by the coding sequence GTGCAGATAAAGTTTTTAGGCGGAGCTCGGGAAGTTGGGAGAATAGGAATATCGGTTAAGAGCCGTAAAACCCAGTTTCTGCTTGACTACGGCGTGATGATGGACCGTCAACCGGGTTTTCCTATGCATGTGCCACCCAAAGAAGTAGACGCCATAGTTTTGACGCACAGCCACTTGGATCATTCAGGCGCGATTCCCATGTTCTATATTGATGGGAAGAAGCCGTTGTACACGAACAGGCTAAACTTGGAGCTTTCGCAACTGTTGATTCAAGACTTCATCCACCTGTCAGGATACTATTTGCCCTTCGAGTACATTGAACTTAGGACGATGAGTCGCAGCAACAAGCACTTAGATTACGGAGCTGTAGAAAAAGTAGGTAACATGACCCTGCAGCTGCTAAACGCTGGACACACCCCCGGGAGCGCCTCAGTAATCGTAGAAGGCGAAGGAAAACGCTTGCTCTACACGGGCGACTTCAACACCGAAGACAGCAAACTCTTAGAGGGCGCAGACACCAACTACGGCGACCTAGACGCAGTAATCATAGAGAGCACCTACGCCAACGAAGACCACACCCCCAGAGCCGACATCGAAAAAAGCTTCGTTGCCGCCTGCACTGAAGTTGTGGAGAGGGGCGGGACGGTTTTGGTGCCAGCGTTTGGCGTGGGGCGTTCGCAAGAAATCGTCAGCGTTCTTTTCGGAAACCGCTTTGAATACCCAGTCATACTTGATGGCATGGCAAGAGAAGCCAGCAGGGTTATGCTAAATGGCAAAGAGTTTTTGCGTGACCCTAAACTGTTCACAGACACCATGCGTTCCGTACGGTGGATAGAAGGCTGGCGAGACCGGCGCAAAGCAATCAAAACCCCCAGCGTAATCATCTCACCCGCAGGCATGCTCAAAGGAGGCCCCTCCATGTTTTACATATCCAAAATCGGCAAAAAGGCAGCCAACGCCGTTTTCCTAGTCAGCTACCAAATCCCAGGCACCCCAGGCAAGCAACTGCTTGAAAAAGGCATCTGCACCATCGAAGGCAAAGTCCGTAAAATAAAAGCCAAAGTCCGCCACTTCGACTTCTCAAGCCACAGCGGCGCAACCCAACTCAAACAAACCCTACAAAACATCAAAGGCAACCCCAAAATCTACGTAGTCCACGGCGCAGAAGGCAACTGCGAATTACTCGCCAAATGGGCAAAAACCGAACTCGGACTAAAAGCCGTCGCACCCAAAACAGGAAACAAATACAAAATCTAA